A single Campylobacter hyointestinalis subsp. hyointestinalis DNA region contains:
- a CDS encoding peptidylprolyl isomerase — translation MITWMQKHKKYLVITIWVSTIAFVGAGFVGWGAYDLNSNRATSVAKVGNRNISVQEFQQTYSDLYNYYASLSEGKFSAEQAEEMGLDKIALDKIIRENLFLNYADELGLDANNQDIIAYLMNDKSFQVDGKFDKNRYEETLRRARITPKDYENGLKNKILLNKMFDALNLKATTSDLEMLSSSYFMKDRVSLQIVKASNNDIAIDENELKKLWEKDKNKYLTKTEYFLDTKYMPNLNLDVNETVLMAFFEDNRGNYRDSADKLLSFEEALESVKKDYMLKNSRKFALEEYLKIKKGESNATESMKIFEDTQNFPINELAKAQVGEVLKPFEYKDGFLIIKLQKVVRPEVMSYENARSEVLKTYEEMKIREKLEEKAKKALENFNGKDIGFITRDSRKSVDGLSETEFLSFAMKLFESQNKKGYVMLDGKAVVYTILEQELLNSDKLKEYNSLLVQNMGAIKNGQLQQDLLDTLQKRYDVELYYRR, via the coding sequence ATGATCACTTGGATGCAAAAGCATAAAAAGTATTTGGTTATCACTATTTGGGTAAGTACTATAGCGTTTGTCGGAGCCGGATTTGTAGGTTGGGGAGCGTATGATTTAAACAGCAACAGAGCGACTTCGGTGGCAAAAGTAGGAAACAGAAATATAAGCGTCCAAGAATTCCAGCAAACTTATAGCGATTTATATAATTATTACGCCAGTTTATCAGAGGGTAAATTTAGCGCAGAACAAGCTGAAGAAATGGGCTTAGATAAAATAGCGCTTGATAAAATCATAAGAGAGAATTTATTTTTAAATTACGCTGATGAGCTTGGATTGGATGCAAATAACCAAGATATTATAGCTTATTTGATGAATGATAAGAGTTTTCAAGTAGATGGTAAATTTGATAAAAATAGATATGAAGAAACCCTAAGAAGAGCTAGAATAACACCAAAAGATTATGAAAACGGTCTAAAAAATAAGATTTTACTAAATAAAATGTTTGATGCGCTAAATTTAAAAGCGACAACGTCTGATCTAGAGATGCTTTCTTCAAGTTATTTTATGAAAGACAGAGTTTCTTTGCAGATCGTAAAAGCTAGCAATAATGATATTGCTATAGATGAAAATGAGCTAAAGAAATTATGGGAAAAAGACAAAAACAAATACCTTACAAAAACAGAATATTTTTTGGATACAAAATACATGCCAAATTTAAATTTAGATGTAAATGAGACGGTTTTAATGGCGTTTTTTGAGGATAATAGAGGAAATTACCGCGATAGCGCGGATAAGCTTTTGAGTTTTGAAGAAGCTTTGGAGTCTGTAAAGAAAGACTATATGCTGAAAAACAGTAGAAAATTTGCCCTTGAAGAGTATCTGAAAATAAAAAAAGGTGAAAGTAACGCTACTGAGTCTATGAAGATATTTGAAGATACTCAAAATTTCCCTATAAACGAGCTTGCTAAAGCGCAAGTAGGTGAAGTTTTAAAACCTTTTGAGTATAAAGATGGATTTTTGATAATCAAGCTTCAAAAAGTCGTTAGACCAGAAGTTATGAGTTATGAAAATGCTAGGAGCGAGGTTTTAAAAACCTATGAAGAAATGAAAATCAGAGAAAAACTTGAAGAAAAAGCCAAAAAGGCTTTAGAAAACTTTAATGGTAAGGATATAGGGTTTATCACTAGAGATAGCAGAAAAAGCGTTGATGGACTTAGTGAGACTGAATTCCTAAGTTTTGCTATGAAGTTATTTGAATCTCAAAACAAAAAAGGCTATGTTATGCTCGATGGAAAGGCGGTTGTATATACTATTTTGGAACAAGAATTGCTTAATAGTGACAAATTAAAAGAATATAACAGTCTGCTGGTTCAAAATATGGGTGCTATCAAAAACGGTCAATTGCAACAAGATCTATTAGATACGTTGCAAAAACGTTATGATGTAGAATTATATTATAGAAGGTAA
- the ftsA gene encoding cell division protein FtsA — protein sequence MGTKILGIDIGSTQVCAVMAECEQNSTRADNSVKIIGIGTVKAQGLKKGSITNIELASNSIKAAVNDVMRIAGTRYDKVVVSISGKDAKNIDCKDVINIPEREVNIKQIERAISSAEYKVKIPHDYEIIHTLPYNFKIDEQDNIEDPLGMNGSRLEVQAHIIVVQKSALMNLRKAIEKAGLKADNVVLSGYASAIATLNEDEKSLGAVLIDMGGASCNMVIHSGNSIRYNEFLGVGSSNITIDLSTILHTPPTVAEDIKVKYGTLKNQENELIVLPDLGDENSSHEVDISVITKVIYMRVEETLMILAKMLSESNYKDLAGAGVVLTGGMTKLEGLRELASAVFDSMPVRVAKPKELDGLVDVLRDPANSCAIGLCLYGAGYFTPYEIDSERKLRYKDDPLVKYQGLISIKEMDDEREKNFIKVDEKEDEINTKTQNYENLDLKIESVSLDKKATANTIKSSINPFSKFVNYLKNLF from the coding sequence GTGGGAACTAAGATACTTGGTATAGATATTGGATCTACTCAAGTTTGTGCTGTGATGGCAGAATGCGAGCAAAATAGCACCAGAGCAGATAACTCTGTAAAAATAATCGGTATAGGAACAGTAAAAGCCCAAGGACTTAAAAAAGGTTCTATCACAAATATAGAATTAGCATCAAACTCTATTAAAGCAGCAGTCAATGACGTTATGAGAATAGCTGGAACTAGATATGATAAAGTTGTAGTTTCTATATCTGGTAAAGATGCAAAAAATATCGACTGCAAAGATGTTATAAATATACCAGAGCGTGAAGTTAATATAAAACAAATTGAACGTGCTATAAGTTCTGCTGAGTATAAAGTCAAGATACCTCACGATTATGAGATTATCCATACGCTTCCGTATAATTTTAAGATAGATGAGCAAGATAACATAGAAGATCCGCTTGGTATGAACGGCTCTAGGCTTGAAGTTCAAGCTCACATAATAGTAGTTCAAAAATCAGCACTTATGAATTTAAGAAAAGCTATAGAAAAAGCAGGATTAAAAGCGGATAATGTCGTACTCTCTGGTTACGCATCTGCCATAGCTACGTTAAACGAAGATGAAAAATCTCTCGGCGCCGTACTTATAGATATGGGTGGAGCTAGTTGTAATATGGTCATTCATTCTGGAAATTCTATAAGATATAATGAATTTTTAGGTGTCGGTTCATCAAATATAACTATAGATCTATCTACTATCTTACATACTCCCCCAACTGTAGCAGAAGATATAAAAGTAAAATATGGAACTTTAAAAAATCAAGAAAATGAGCTTATAGTACTACCTGATCTTGGCGATGAAAACTCATCTCACGAAGTCGATATAAGCGTGATAACAAAAGTTATCTATATGCGCGTAGAAGAGACTCTTATGATACTTGCTAAAATGCTTAGCGAGAGCAATTATAAAGACTTAGCAGGAGCTGGAGTTGTCTTGACTGGTGGAATGACAAAACTCGAAGGTCTTAGGGAGCTAGCTTCTGCCGTGTTTGATAGCATGCCTGTGCGTGTTGCAAAACCAAAAGAGCTAGATGGGTTAGTTGATGTGCTTAGAGATCCTGCGAATTCATGTGCTATAGGACTTTGTCTATATGGAGCTGGATATTTTACTCCTTATGAGATAGATTCTGAGAGAAAGCTGAGATATAAAGATGATCCATTGGTAAAATATCAAGGGCTTATTTCTATTAAAGAGATGGATGATGAGCGTGAGAAAAATTTTATTAAAGTAGACGAAAAGGAAGATGAGATAAACACAAAAACTCAAAATTATGAGAATTTAGATCTAAAGATAGAGAGTGTTAGTTTGGATAAAAAAGCTACTGCGAATACAATAAAAAGCAGTATAAATCCTTTTTCTAAATTTGTTAATTATTTAAAAAATCTGTTCTAA
- the ftsZ gene encoding cell division protein FtsZ, which yields MSDFIVEENKNVYGAKIKVVGVGGGGGNMINHIVREGINNQDGMKTVDLIAANTDAQALDSSSATTRIQLGEKKTRGLGAGMLPEVGKEAALESYEEIKTTLEYSDIVFIASGFGGGTGTGAAPVIAQAAKEIGALTVAVVTTPFSFEGKKRMRLALEGIEELKKECDSIVIIPNQKLMGIIDKKAGIKDSFKQVDNILARAVSGMSSIVLNSGTSDINLDFADVRTAMSHRGLSLMGVGEAQGEEAAQEALKNAIQSPLLDDMNIKGAMGVLVHFKFHPSCPMSDISEAMVMIEENADQDADIFFGTLADENMEEGKVQVTLVATGFYDKTSAVAQPVKEPEIVVEKKEQNIFGMYRRASGYDINIPSSDDLDIPTASRFRQD from the coding sequence ATGAGCGATTTTATAGTCGAAGAAAACAAAAACGTTTATGGTGCAAAGATTAAAGTCGTCGGAGTGGGCGGCGGCGGCGGCAATATGATCAATCATATAGTAAGAGAAGGTATAAATAACCAAGACGGTATGAAAACAGTCGATCTTATAGCAGCCAACACAGACGCTCAAGCTTTAGATAGCTCCTCGGCTACTACTAGGATACAGTTAGGCGAGAAAAAAACAAGAGGTTTGGGGGCTGGAATGTTACCTGAGGTAGGCAAAGAAGCTGCTCTTGAGAGTTACGAAGAGATCAAGACTACGCTTGAGTACTCAGATATAGTATTTATAGCCTCTGGTTTTGGCGGCGGTACTGGTACTGGAGCGGCTCCTGTTATAGCTCAAGCCGCAAAAGAGATAGGAGCGCTTACGGTCGCTGTTGTGACTACTCCGTTTTCTTTTGAGGGCAAAAAAAGAATGAGACTAGCACTAGAAGGTATAGAAGAGCTTAAAAAAGAATGTGATAGCATAGTTATCATACCAAATCAAAAATTGATGGGCATAATAGATAAAAAAGCCGGTATAAAAGATAGCTTTAAACAAGTTGATAATATTTTAGCACGTGCGGTGAGCGGTATGAGTTCTATAGTTTTAAATTCAGGTACAAGCGATATAAATCTTGACTTTGCCGATGTTAGAACTGCTATGAGTCATAGAGGCTTATCTCTTATGGGCGTAGGCGAAGCACAGGGCGAAGAAGCAGCTCAAGAAGCGCTTAAAAACGCTATCCAATCTCCGCTACTTGATGATATGAATATAAAAGGCGCTATGGGAGTTCTAGTTCACTTTAAATTCCATCCAAGTTGCCCTATGAGTGATATAAGCGAAGCTATGGTTATGATAGAAGAAAATGCGGATCAAGACGCCGATATTTTCTTTGGAACTCTTGCTGATGAAAATATGGAAGAAGGAAAAGTTCAAGTGACTTTAGTTGCTACTGGATTTTACGATAAAACATCAGCAGTAGCACAACCGGTAAAAGAACCTGAAATAGTCGTAGAGAAAAAAGAACAAAATATTTTTGGTATGTATAGAAGGGCTTCTGGTTATGATATAAATATACCAAGCTCTGATGATCTAGATATCCCGACTGCTAGTCGTTTTAGACAAGACTGA
- a CDS encoding M15 family metallopeptidase, translated as MKTLVFTIFTLLFVGCANKAPTILNLEYEQNASVLSEFKPNLDIGHKEFLDKLFSVWQMKSIKEKKSDLMWAFNTYNGKKQYFGESKLPRNLEWFLDQKQNANFDELGTVFKPAITLSNTLIRNFPTNDKLFLDPKKAGEGYPFDYLQDSVIGAFHPVMISHFSKDKAFAFVKSDALWGFVPSKNLKILSKKEVDEFKKYNFGVFVKDNASILDDNGKFMFYSRLGGVFPYTDENITHFKFNNKFVVDKKYAKKFQSINNANLKNTLNELLGQNYGWGGENYLRDCSLFIKDFFGSFGIWLPRNSKEQGKIGQMIDLKNLSNKEKKEIIAKVGIPFLSLLYMPGHIMIYGGEVDGKLVSVHDAWGIRTKDGGRAMIGKVAITDLEIGKGYDDIDEKSLLLSKITSLNTIIDKNILSLQKAYAIKVIDNAAIFEDGSSMIYDDGVKKDFKELLKNPSIKDMFSLDYNALKPLNEELIDAGRIRNSEFFSKLYGKNKEEVISNLVDVVWLKDSVNKKIKFNAKFGAAASLQKVSDELNELIKKDPNLLKYIDNIAGTFNYRNIAKTDQLSAHSWGIAIDINVANSHYWQWHKEYKNLIPKEIVYVFEKNGFIWGGRWEHFDTMHFEYRPELTGDNDY; from the coding sequence TTGAAAACGCTTGTTTTTACTATTTTTACACTTTTATTTGTCGGCTGTGCAAACAAAGCTCCAACTATTTTAAATTTAGAATACGAACAAAACGCTTCTGTTCTTAGCGAGTTTAAACCAAATTTAGATATAGGACACAAAGAGTTTTTAGATAAGCTTTTTTCAGTCTGGCAAATGAAGTCTATCAAAGAAAAAAAATCAGATCTTATGTGGGCTTTCAATACTTATAACGGCAAAAAACAGTATTTTGGCGAGAGCAAACTACCAAGAAATTTAGAATGGTTTTTAGATCAAAAACAAAACGCTAATTTTGATGAGCTAGGCACTGTTTTTAAACCTGCCATCACGCTTTCAAATACTTTAATTAGAAACTTTCCTACAAATGATAAACTATTTTTAGATCCTAAAAAAGCCGGAGAAGGATATCCATTTGATTATCTGCAAGATTCGGTAATAGGCGCTTTTCATCCGGTTATGATATCTCATTTTAGCAAAGACAAGGCTTTTGCATTTGTAAAAAGTGATGCGCTTTGGGGTTTTGTGCCTAGCAAAAACTTAAAGATTTTAAGCAAAAAAGAAGTAGATGAGTTTAAAAAATATAACTTTGGGGTTTTTGTAAAAGATAATGCGTCTATTTTAGATGACAACGGCAAATTTATGTTTTACTCAAGACTCGGCGGAGTATTTCCATATACAGACGAAAATATTACACATTTTAAATTTAACAACAAATTCGTAGTAGATAAAAAATATGCCAAAAAATTTCAATCTATAAATAATGCAAATCTAAAAAATACATTAAATGAGCTGCTCGGACAAAATTACGGCTGGGGCGGAGAAAATTACCTTAGGGATTGTTCATTATTTATAAAAGATTTCTTTGGCTCTTTTGGAATTTGGCTTCCTAGAAACTCAAAAGAACAAGGAAAAATAGGACAAATGATAGACCTAAAAAACTTAAGCAATAAAGAAAAGAAAGAGATCATTGCTAAAGTCGGTATCCCTTTTTTAAGCTTGCTTTATATGCCTGGACATATAATGATCTATGGTGGCGAAGTAGATGGAAAACTAGTAAGCGTACATGACGCTTGGGGCATACGCACAAAAGACGGCGGTAGAGCAATGATAGGAAAGGTCGCCATAACAGACCTTGAGATAGGAAAAGGATATGACGATATAGATGAAAAGTCTCTACTACTATCAAAAATAACGTCTTTAAATACGATAATCGATAAAAATATATTATCGCTTCAAAAAGCCTACGCTATAAAAGTAATAGACAATGCCGCCATTTTTGAAGACGGAAGTAGTATGATTTATGATGACGGAGTTAAAAAAGACTTTAAAGAACTACTAAAAAACCCAAGTATAAAAGATATGTTTAGCCTTGACTACAATGCTTTAAAGCCGCTTAATGAAGAGCTAATAGACGCTGGAAGAATAAGAAATAGCGAGTTTTTTTCTAAGCTATATGGTAAAAATAAAGAAGAAGTTATATCAAACTTAGTAGATGTAGTCTGGCTAAAAGATAGTGTAAATAAAAAAATAAAATTCAACGCCAAATTCGGAGCTGCTGCTTCACTTCAAAAAGTTAGCGACGAGTTAAACGAACTGATAAAAAAAGATCCAAATTTGCTAAAGTATATAGACAATATAGCAGGAACTTTCAACTATAGAAATATAGCAAAAACAGACCAGCTATCAGCTCACAGCTGGGGTATAGCCATAGATATAAATGTTGCTAACAGTCATTATTGGCAATGGCATAAAGAATATAAAAATCTAATCCCAAAAGAGATAGTGTATGTTTTCGAAAAGAATGGATTTATATGGGGTGGAAGATGGGAACACTTTGATACTATGCATTTTGAATATCGCCCGGAGCTAACGGGCGATAACGATTATTAA
- a CDS encoding ATP-dependent DNA helicase produces MLDEILNILKTSNLFLTGGGGVGKSYLTKKIIEHYNKNEKNVVVLGSTGISAINIGGVSVHSFFKFGISQNEEMLKFLDKKQKSKLAGLKDILKNTDLIIIDEISMLSSELIEMINLRLIWAKFIGKILFVGDFYQLPPVKKKGESLLFDLTYAFHASAWHSLSLTNVELLVSKRTNDIKLYNILSKIRIGVLDDEIISFLKSRIIKDIPKDLSVLFGKNSEANALNSARLKEIRSDSKFFSAKINVYDDRLSDEVFDKWVQNINLPYELELKIGAKVMFITNKWGEYHNGEQGVVVDFVSKNDKEFICIKKSNGDIIQIEPYKYELYEFISDNSDVLQSVRADFEQFPLRLAYAITIHKAQGMSIEKFVCNLDNIFEAGQLYVALSRAINPDGLYINYTKNMDFEKYLRSIVKINPEVDAFYKNTNFIKEDIK; encoded by the coding sequence TTGTTAGACGAAATTTTAAATATTTTAAAGACTTCAAATTTGTTTTTGACAGGTGGTGGTGGAGTTGGTAAGAGCTACTTGACTAAAAAAATCATAGAGCATTATAATAAAAATGAAAAAAATGTAGTTGTCTTAGGAAGTACTGGGATAAGCGCTATAAATATCGGCGGCGTTAGCGTTCATAGCTTTTTTAAATTTGGTATATCGCAAAATGAGGAGATGTTAAAGTTTTTAGACAAGAAGCAAAAATCAAAGCTAGCTGGGCTAAAAGATATTTTGAAAAATACCGATCTCATCATAATCGACGAAATTTCTATGCTCAGTAGCGAACTGATAGAGATGATAAATTTACGTCTTATCTGGGCTAAATTTATCGGTAAGATACTTTTTGTAGGTGATTTTTACCAGCTTCCGCCTGTTAAAAAGAAAGGCGAAAGTTTGCTTTTTGATCTTACTTATGCTTTTCATGCTAGTGCGTGGCATAGTTTAAGTTTGACAAATGTTGAGCTTTTGGTTTCTAAAAGAACTAATGATATAAAGCTTTATAACATCCTCTCAAAGATACGAATCGGTGTTTTAGATGATGAGATCATAAGTTTTTTAAAAAGTAGGATTATAAAAGATATCCCAAAAGATCTAAGCGTTTTGTTTGGAAAAAACAGCGAGGCAAATGCTCTAAATAGCGCAAGACTAAAAGAGATAAGATCTGATTCTAAATTTTTTAGTGCAAAGATAAACGTGTATGATGATAGGCTAAGCGATGAAGTGTTTGATAAATGGGTACAAAATATAAATTTACCTTATGAACTTGAGTTAAAAATCGGTGCAAAAGTTATGTTTATCACAAATAAATGGGGCGAATACCACAACGGTGAGCAAGGAGTCGTGGTGGATTTCGTGAGCAAAAACGATAAAGAGTTTATCTGTATCAAAAAAAGCAATGGAGATATAATACAAATCGAGCCTTATAAGTATGAGCTTTATGAGTTTATTTCAGATAATAGTGATGTTTTGCAAAGCGTCAGGGCTGACTTCGAGCAGTTTCCGCTCAGGCTTGCATATGCGATCACTATCCATAAAGCACAAGGTATGAGCATAGAAAAATTCGTATGCAATCTAGATAATATCTTTGAAGCCGGACAGCTTTACGTCGCACTTTCTCGCGCCATAAATCCAGATGGACTTTATATAAATTATACTAAAAATATGGATTTTGAAAAATATTTAAGAAGTATCGTTAAAATAAATCCGGAAGTAGATGCTTTTTATAAAAATACAAACTTTATAAAAGAAGATATAAAATAA
- the lolA gene encoding LolA-like outer membrane lipoprotein chaperone, which produces MKRILVLFALATMCFGANELDFNTLSSDFTQTVSSKTKKITYSGYFALHKDLGAFWHYKTPATKLIYFNYGRVTILEPELEQAILTDLKDSPNLTSILSQAKMTSKDTYKALYDNTTYTIKVKNGLPTSIDYTDKLDNKVSIKLSKTRKNEPINQGLLEPNIPENYDILSN; this is translated from the coding sequence ATGAAGAGAATTTTGGTTTTGTTTGCGTTAGCTACTATGTGTTTTGGAGCAAACGAGCTTGACTTTAACACGCTTTCTAGCGATTTTACACAAACTGTTAGCAGCAAAACAAAAAAGATCACATACTCAGGATACTTCGCCCTACACAAAGATCTTGGCGCATTTTGGCACTATAAGACACCTGCTACGAAACTTATATATTTTAACTACGGAAGAGTCACTATACTAGAGCCAGAACTAGAGCAAGCTATACTTACCGATCTAAAAGATTCACCGAATTTGACAAGCATACTTTCACAAGCTAAAATGACATCAAAAGACACTTATAAAGCTCTGTACGATAACACAACATATACTATAAAAGTAAAAAATGGACTACCAACTAGTATAGATTATACCGATAAATTAGACAACAAAGTTAGCATAAAACTATCTAAAACTAGAAAAAACGAGCCTATAAATCAAGGTTTACTTGAACCAAATATCCCGGAAAATTACGATATTTTAAGCAATTAA
- the secA gene encoding preprotein translocase subunit SecA yields the protein MITAIAKKIFGTRNDKEVKRYFKRVALINALEGKYSNLSDDELKAEFDRLKSDLISGKVTKDDILNDVFAIVRETGKRTLNMRHFDVQLVGGMVLNDGKIAEMKTGEGKTLVATLPVVLNAMDGKGVHVVTVNDYLAKRDAEQMSAIYNFLGLSVGVILSGEYDDEKRKESYNSDITYGTNNEFGFDYLRDNMKFEFSQKVQREHNFVIVDEVDSILIDEARTPLIISGPTNRTLDGYIKADEVAKAMTRGEAADPKIPNSKATGDFVVDEKNRTIMITEAGIAKAEKLFGVENLYDLENAILSHHLDQALKAHNLFEKDVHYVVRDNQVVIVDEFTGRLSEGRRFSEGLHQALEAKEGVKIQEESQTLADITFQNYFRMYKKLSGMTGTAQTEATEFSQIYKLDVISIPTNVPIKRVDKDDLIYKTENEKFKAVIEEIKKANAKGQPVLVGTASIEKSEVFHKMLAKEKIPHSVLNAKNHEKEAEIIAEAGAKGAVTIATNMAGRGVDIRINDEVRSLGGLYIIGTERHESRRIDNQLRGRAGRQGDPGLSRFYLSLEDNLLRIFGSDKIKAIMDRLGIEDGESIESRLVTRAVENAQKKVESLHFESRKHILEYDDVANEQRKTIYRYRNELLNPQYDLKDKIISNREDFVKSLLDQALIYESGISSEFNIEALINTVYSNSGTMLTSDELSGLDYATLIKTICSKLQKDYEDKMSVIDEEQRKNIEKVLYLQIVDNAWREHLYQMDILKTGIGLRGYNQKDPLTEYKKESYNLFMELVSRLKNESIKTLQIVRFKTEQDEALNNSIEKIKKSEESQISEVPKSKKPTRNEPCPCGSGKKYKDCCGKSGPKKGMFA from the coding sequence ATGATAACAGCTATTGCAAAGAAGATCTTTGGTACTAGAAATGATAAAGAAGTTAAAAGATATTTTAAGCGAGTTGCTCTGATAAATGCTCTTGAGGGTAAGTATTCAAATTTAAGCGACGATGAGCTAAAAGCAGAGTTCGATAGACTAAAAAGTGATCTGATAAGCGGTAAAGTAACAAAAGACGATATTTTAAATGACGTATTTGCAATAGTAAGAGAAACAGGAAAAAGAACTTTAAATATGCGTCATTTTGATGTCCAGCTAGTCGGCGGTATGGTTTTAAATGACGGCAAAATAGCTGAAATGAAAACAGGTGAAGGTAAGACCTTAGTCGCAACTCTTCCTGTTGTTTTAAATGCTATGGACGGTAAAGGCGTGCATGTAGTTACCGTAAATGATTATCTTGCAAAAAGAGATGCTGAGCAAATGAGCGCTATATACAACTTTTTAGGTCTTAGCGTTGGTGTGATACTTAGTGGAGAGTATGACGATGAGAAGAGAAAAGAATCTTATAATAGCGATATAACTTATGGAACAAATAATGAATTTGGCTTTGACTATCTGCGTGATAATATGAAATTTGAGTTTAGCCAAAAAGTTCAAAGAGAGCATAACTTCGTTATCGTCGATGAGGTAGATAGTATTTTGATCGATGAGGCTAGAACTCCTCTTATCATCTCAGGACCTACAAATCGTACTCTTGATGGCTATATAAAAGCAGATGAAGTAGCTAAAGCTATGACAAGGGGCGAAGCTGCAGATCCTAAAATTCCAAATTCAAAAGCCACAGGAGACTTTGTAGTAGATGAGAAAAATCGTACTATAATGATAACTGAAGCGGGTATCGCAAAAGCTGAGAAACTTTTTGGGGTTGAAAATTTATATGATTTAGAAAATGCTATTCTTAGCCATCACCTCGATCAAGCTCTAAAAGCACATAATCTTTTTGAAAAAGACGTTCATTACGTAGTAAGAGATAATCAAGTTGTTATCGTGGATGAATTTACCGGACGACTTAGCGAAGGTAGAAGATTTAGCGAGGGACTTCATCAGGCTTTAGAAGCAAAAGAGGGCGTAAAAATTCAAGAAGAGAGCCAAACTTTAGCAGATATAACGTTTCAAAATTACTTTAGAATGTATAAAAAACTATCTGGTATGACAGGAACTGCACAAACTGAAGCTACAGAGTTTTCTCAAATTTATAAATTAGATGTTATAAGCATACCTACAAACGTTCCTATTAAAAGAGTTGATAAAGATGATCTTATATACAAAACTGAAAATGAAAAATTCAAAGCCGTTATCGAAGAGATAAAAAAGGCAAATGCAAAAGGACAGCCTGTTTTAGTCGGTACGGCTAGCATAGAAAAAAGTGAAGTTTTTCATAAAATGCTTGCTAAAGAAAAGATCCCTCACTCTGTATTAAACGCTAAAAATCACGAGAAAGAAGCTGAGATCATCGCAGAAGCTGGTGCAAAAGGCGCTGTAACTATAGCTACAAATATGGCTGGACGTGGTGTTGATATACGTATAAATGATGAAGTTAGAAGTCTTGGTGGGCTTTATATCATAGGAACCGAACGCCACGAAAGTAGACGTATAGATAACCAGCTTAGGGGTCGTGCAGGACGCCAAGGCGATCCAGGGCTTAGCCGTTTTTATCTTAGTCTTGAGGATAATCTTCTTAGGATATTTGGTAGTGATAAGATAAAAGCTATTATGGATAGATTAGGAATCGAAGATGGTGAAAGTATAGAAAGCAGGCTTGTCACAAGAGCAGTAGAAAATGCTCAAAAGAAAGTAGAGAGTCTTCATTTTGAAAGTAGAAAACATATACTTGAGTATGATGATGTAGCAAACGAGCAAAGAAAAACTATCTATAGATATAGAAATGAGCTTTTAAATCCTCAGTATGACTTGAAAGATAAGATTATATCAAATAGGGAAGATTTCGTAAAAAGCCTTTTAGATCAAGCCCTTATATATGAGAGTGGCATAAGTAGTGAATTTAATATAGAAGCACTTATAAACACTGTTTATAGTAATAGCGGAACAATGCTAACAAGCGATGAGTTAAGTGGGCTTGACTATGCTACTCTTATCAAAACTATCTGTTCTAAGCTTCAAAAAGATTATGAGGACAAGATGTCTGTGATAGATGAAGAGCAAAGAAAGAACATCGAAAAAGTTTTATATCTACAGATAGTAGATAATGCTTGGAGAGAGCATTTATACCAAATGGATATCTTAAAAACAGGTATCGGACTTCGTGGATACAATCAAAAAGATCCGCTAACAGAGTATAAAAAAGAAAGCTATAATCTTTTCATGGAGCTTGTAAGTAGGCTAAAAAATGAAAGCATAAAAACGTTGCAGATAGTAAGATTTAAAACAGAACAAGACGAAGCTTTAAATAACTCTATAGAAAAAATAAAAAAGAGCGAAGAAAGTCAAATAAGCGAAGTCCCAAAATCAAAAAAACCTACTAGAAATGAGCCGTGTCCTTGCGGTAGCGGAAAAAAATATAAAGATTGTTGCGGTAAGAGCGGTCCTAAAAAAGGAATGTTCGCCTAA